Within the Plesiomonas shigelloides genome, the region GACTTTTTGTGGCGCTTAATCCCTTGCTGACCTACGCCATTATGGGTAATGGTCGCCATGTTCGTATCGACATGACTGAAGTTCGGCACTTGAATGGCAGCATCGCTCGGTTGTTGCATCAGCGGCTATGTGCCTGGGTGGATTGTGGTCAGAAAAGAGCAGTGCAGTTAGACACCTTGGTCGCTTATGCCTTTCCCGATGAGGTCAGCACGGCCACCCATCGCAAGCGGCAATCACGAGTTCGCAAGGCATTGGATGAGCTGACTGCTTTGGGTTGGTCTATCTGCGAACATGCCAAGGGGCGGTTTACTATCGGCCGGCCTGCACTATCACGATAACGGTCACAAACTATCACGAAAGTGGTCACAAAGTTCACGATAACGGTCACAAGCCAATTCAGTGAAACCCAGTTACCGCTTGGGCTGCAGGGCGATCCTGAAATCCGATCTATATTATCTAAGATAATCTAGGCCAGCGCATGGTTGCGCTGGCCTATTTGTTGGATCTTCCTGGCCATGATCTCGTCGAGGGTGCTTCTATCACCCCAAGACATTGGGGAAATCGAGCATGGCATCTCGGCGCCGCGATTCAAGAATGTCGGCGTAGATCTCGGTGGTTCTCAGCTCACTGTGCCCCAGCAAGCGGGAGAGGGCATAGATATCGACGCCGCGGTTAAGCTGGATGACGGCGAAGGTATGACGCGCGCTGTGGAAGGTTACCTTCTTGGTTATACCCGCCTGCAACGCCCACCGGGTGAGCTCCATGTTGTGCCAAGCCGAGTACTTGAGGCCCTTGAAGATCCGCTCTGTTGCCTTGCCTGGGCGCCCCATCAGCTGCATCGCCATATCATTCAAATCCAGGTATTGCAGGCCGCTGGTCTTTTTCTGGGTGAAGACGATACGGTAATGGCCATAGAAGGGCTCCAGCTCGGCCCAGGTCAGCTTGTGAATGTCGGACCAGCGCAAGCCAGTGCAACAAGAGAACAGAAAGGCGCGCTTAAGAACGTCGTACCGGCACTCGGCCTGGGCCAGGGCTCGTACCTCGTCTTCGGTCAGATAAACCCGTTTGTTCTTCTCCCCCTGGATAGCTTTGACACGTCGTACCGGATTATCCGGTA harbors:
- a CDS encoding site-specific integrase, with the translated sequence MKISIEFREPDAEGKRALRLTYYAGSYLDPTTGIRKHKRSREPLDLFLYDKPRTPAQRLHNKETQRAAEAIRAKRLFEYETGKHHLDFSNAYKASFFEYFQEVTDQKAAGSKSNHSIWISALKHLRQYHKLPELTFEEVDQLFLEGFRHYLMHKARTKSGTPLSRNTQSAYFNKLRAALNQAEQERLLPDNPVRRVKAIQGEKNKRVYLTEDEVRALAQAECRYDVLKRAFLFSCCTGLRWSDIHKLTWAELEPFYGHYRIVFTQKKTSGLQYLDLNDMAMQLMGRPGKATERIFKGLKYSAWHNMELTRWALQAGITKKVTFHSARHTFAVIQLNRGVDIYALSRLLGHSELRTTEIYADILESRRRDAMLDFPNVLG